Proteins from a single region of Chroococcidiopsis sp. TS-821:
- a CDS encoding response regulator transcription factor encodes MDILIVEDEAEIAGLIQLALEKEGFSCQSCRDGLAALRLFQELQPDLIILDLMLPGLDGLEVCARIRQKPGTKDPYILMLTARGEEIDRVIGLSTGADDYLVKPFSPRELVARVRALLRRSLRQGGQHQIHRTQHFIVDVEQRSASRQVSSDRAEELDLTTLEFNLLSTFVSNPGRVWNRTQLIDKLWGSDFFGDERVVDTHVARLRKKIEPDPANPTFIKTVVGVGYKFEDAATS; translated from the coding sequence ATGGATATATTAATTGTTGAGGATGAAGCTGAAATTGCTGGATTGATTCAACTTGCGCTGGAAAAAGAAGGATTTTCTTGTCAAAGTTGCCGTGATGGACTCGCAGCGTTGCGCTTATTTCAAGAGTTACAGCCAGATCTGATTATCCTCGACTTGATGCTTCCAGGTTTGGATGGACTCGAAGTATGTGCCAGAATTCGCCAAAAACCTGGTACTAAAGATCCTTATATTTTGATGCTGACAGCAAGAGGTGAGGAAATTGACCGCGTGATTGGTTTATCTACGGGTGCAGACGATTACCTCGTTAAGCCTTTTAGTCCTAGAGAGTTAGTGGCAAGAGTGCGAGCATTGTTACGGCGGAGTTTGCGCCAAGGAGGACAACATCAAATTCATCGCACGCAACACTTTATCGTAGACGTAGAACAACGCTCCGCTAGTCGTCAAGTGAGTAGCGATCGCGCGGAAGAGTTAGACCTGACAACGTTGGAATTTAATTTACTCAGCACCTTTGTCAGCAATCCTGGTCGAGTGTGGAACCGCACGCAGTTAATCGATAAACTTTGGGGTAGTGACTTTTTTGGGGACGAACGCGTTGTCGATACTCACGTTGCGCGATTGCGAAAAAAAATCGAACCCGACCCTGCAAATCCTACATTTATCAAAACTGTTGTTGGTGTGGGATACAAATTTGAAGACGCCGCAACGTCATAA
- a CDS encoding cell wall metabolism sensor histidine kinase WalK, with translation MAKVNLRKRNLPLASRLFLSHLLVMMVAVMSLVIIGKVSSPRFFVVRLEELEGTGFRLRFARTELIHGFESAWFRGTVWSVVVSTTAAGGLSYWVSKRIMQRLTEMEQITQKFAAGQLDARLPASDIPELQRLGVSFNRMAASLEDVEQRRRELISDLTHELRTPLTVVRGYLEELADGEVEPSTEIYMRLARETRRLERLVNDLQELSKAEAGYLPINLQPVNLYPLLEALVEKFSDQILEDGPVLRLKCSPQLPPVLADIDRVEQVLVNLLGNAIRYTSRGAITIQAWTQSRKLWIAVSDTGIGIAKQNLPHVFERFWRADRSRDRHSGGTGIGLAISRRLVELQGGQIFVESELGKGSTFSFFLPLA, from the coding sequence ATGGCGAAAGTAAATTTACGTAAGCGAAACTTACCACTTGCATCGCGCCTTTTCTTATCACACTTATTGGTAATGATGGTCGCGGTAATGAGCCTTGTGATTATTGGCAAAGTGTCTTCACCGCGCTTTTTTGTTGTCCGCCTCGAAGAACTCGAAGGGACAGGATTTCGGCTACGCTTTGCGCGGACTGAACTGATTCACGGCTTTGAAAGTGCCTGGTTTCGCGGTACAGTTTGGTCAGTTGTCGTCAGTACAACCGCAGCAGGCGGACTCAGCTACTGGGTATCCAAACGGATTATGCAACGACTGACAGAGATGGAACAAATTACCCAAAAATTTGCAGCCGGTCAACTCGATGCACGTCTACCTGCAAGTGATATACCAGAATTGCAACGCTTAGGTGTGAGTTTCAACCGCATGGCGGCGAGTTTGGAAGATGTAGAACAACGGCGACGCGAACTGATTAGCGATTTGACACACGAACTGCGAACGCCCTTAACCGTTGTGCGCGGCTATTTAGAAGAACTTGCAGATGGCGAAGTCGAACCGTCGACCGAAATTTACATGCGCCTAGCAAGAGAAACGCGCCGTTTAGAACGCTTGGTGAACGATTTGCAAGAACTTTCCAAAGCTGAGGCGGGTTACTTACCGATCAATTTACAACCTGTTAATCTTTACCCGCTACTGGAGGCTTTGGTAGAAAAGTTTTCGGATCAGATCTTAGAAGATGGTCCTGTCTTGCGACTCAAGTGTTCGCCTCAGCTACCACCTGTATTAGCAGACATTGACCGTGTCGAGCAAGTTCTTGTGAATTTATTGGGTAATGCAATTCGTTATACGAGTCGAGGCGCGATTACCATTCAGGCTTGGACCCAATCGCGTAAACTATGGATCGCGGTAAGCGACACGGGAATTGGTATTGCCAAACAAAACTTACCGCACGTGTTTGAACGCTTCTGGCGTGCCGATCGCTCGCGCGATCGCCATTCGGGTGGGACTGGCATTGGTTTGGCAATTTCTCGTCGCTTAGTTGAACTTCAAGGCGGTCAAATCTTCGTGGAAAGCGAACTTGGTAAAGGTAGCACTTTTTCCTTTTTCTTGCCTTTAGCTTGA